The genomic DNA TGAGAGTCTTGAGAATATTAATTCACCCTGCATCGCGCCTTTGCACAGCTCCGTACCTTTGACTCAACACTTGGAGTCGTCACTTTCgtatttttgttgaacatTGCGCTCTTTTGGGTGTAGAAGGCTATCTCTTTACGAACAGCGACAGGCCTGGTTCAGGAGGTTTTTGTGAACGAGATTGGTCAGGGATCGCGAGACAATTACTTCACGTTCGAATAACACTGCACACACAGTGAGCGTCTAGAAACTCTTCCGGTCTGTGGAACTGCGTATAGTTATTCTTCCCGGCAAACCCTTCGCTCATCGACCACTAGGGCGGCACATCCCCCGTAAAAACAGCAGCTTAATATGACgcgagctcaagaagattTGGCGGAATACGGATCACTACTCAATAAACTTCCTACGGCGCTGCTACAGGAGGTTTTGTCGCATCTCTCACAGCAGGACCGCGTAAATGCCTGCTTGGTGAACCGCAAATTCAATGAAATCGCCACGAAGTTGGTGTACCGCAGGATATACCTTAACGATTCGAACGTTGTTCGAAGCGACATCATGAACGTCGCAGTCAACTGGACTCTACTGTACGTCCCTAACCGGCTGCCGGAAGAAAGCGCACGGAGTGTTGCGAACCGGAAGCTGAGGATACTGATCAGGACGCTGCGATCGAGCAAACGCGCTGTGAACTGTGTGGAGTGGGTTCGCATAAACTGGGACCTAAATCCCCTATACCAGAAGAATTTGTTGTCAATCGTGTGCAATGAAAGTGCGTCTCTGTTGAGACTAGAGAATGTCACGGATCCTTCTTGTAACGACATTATCGCCAATGGGCGCGTGTCGAGCACAAAGCTAACAAGCTTTGATATGGCGCCTCCGAGCCCGAACGCGGGCTCCGAAGTTGAACCTGCATACATTccgaacttgaagaaataccTCACGCAGCGCATTTCATCACATATCACATTCATGAACCTGTTCATGGACCCTCTTGTATTGTTCACGTATCTTTACCCATTGAGGGACAAGCTGCAGGTGGTGGATCTCAAGTTGCACTGGAGAATAGAGTTTTTTCCCCAGGAGCACTTTGTGCATAAAATATCCGAGCGGCCGCTCACCCAGCTTTCTGATGTCTTTGACCCTAGGTCCTTGAAAGTCCTTACCATAGTATCATGGCATGAATGTCTTCTCCCTAATGAGCTAAGTATGATCAAACAGCTCAAAGAATTCACCAGTATTGAAGACCTGTCGTTGATATCAATCGAACAAGAGAGCTTGCCTTTGATAGGCCTCTTTAGCAGTCTTACGGGGCTTAAAAGGCTCAAAACTGATTTCATCGAAGAGCTGTCTCCCCAGTCCACTAGACCAGAGCTATTCCTTACCATATTACACAATTGCAGGGATCTTGAGTTCCTAGACATGAGGTTTGAGGGTCTAGATGCGCCTATAATAAACGTTGAAAACGGAGAGTTCCaaatctctcaaaaatgcCACTGCAGCCGTTGCATGCACGTTTTCGACTCAATTATTCGCCAAAAGCTGTTTCTCTTCCCAGAAGATTATCTTGTAGCAGGAATTCAAGACGTCACAACTAAGGACATTTTCAGAATGATGAGGTTTAATTGCTTACTGCCATACTCGAAGGCGTGTGACTACTACCCTAGTGTTAGGACTTACCCCATGGACATAGAGAGCTTCGTTCTACTTATGAATAGCAGCTTAAGGCTTTACAGAGCTAGCCGTTGCCAGCTCATCAGAGACCCAGTGGTGCCTTTAGACACAGGCGATCTGGTAGACagcgaagacgacgacgaggacacAAACATGATTCTGCCCCATAAACCGCTAACGAAGCAAGACGTATTAGACTGTTATCACGCGCTTATCCACCATCAAAGGCGCACATACATTGCCCTCTTGAGTCAATTTCCAAAGCTGCGGTTTCTGGTTCTGAATGATGTCGCCACGGTTGTGATAAATGAGGACGACGAGAGGATATTACAGCCAGTATTTTACAATAATGGGTTTGTTTCGAATCTTAAAGGATGGACTGATAATGgcaaaagccaaagagaTTCTAGGGTATTCATGGAAAAGTCGGCGCTCTATGAAAGTATGAAGAGGCTTGAAGTATAAAGGTTTTTAGTGTTTATTTTGGGCTTTACATGTTGCGTAGTTCCGTGCTTTGGTGATAGTTCAGCAGATGTCGTGATTTGACGGGCTTTCTTGGGACTCAAGTTCTACCAGCGCTTCGCTACCGCCGGGTTCAAAGAAATCCAAAAAGTCTGCGGAATCGAAGTTTTCAATTCCCTGCAAAAGGCTGTAATCGAAATAGTTGAACGCACCTTGCCCTAGAGCGGTGCCGTTGAGAGCCGGCAGGTTTGGCACttttgccaaaaaaagtgttttggcattgttgaaaaatgctTCGAAGACATCATAGTCGTTATAACGGTTGCTGTGAGAAAACGGCATCTGAAGcccaaaacttttgacaTCCAAATCAAAGGAGTAAAGATCGTTGGGTGCATAATAAGCACTCCATAAACTCGCGGCACTCTCGACATTGCCCGTCTTTTCGTAtgacttgaagaactgTTTGAATATACCTGACCGTTGTAACAAAGCAAACTCTTTGTTATAGTCTGATGAGACAATAAATTCTAAGATTCTTGTCCAAGGATCTTCGTCGCCTGCGGCAGAAAGTGTTCGAAAAACCAACTTTGATGGAAACATTCTCCTAAAGCAAGAGTAGTATTCGACTCCTATCGTGTTGAAGGAAGCAGACAAAATGTCTCTGTAGAAGTTTAGAAGAGTTGTTTTCGTGTGTGGCTCAATGGACCTGCCTGATCTTAGAATGAGGCTGGGAAAAATAGCAGAGATGCTGCTAAAAGCTATGTCAACAATCTTGTTAGTGTAAAATCTAGCCGAGGGATCCAGCCCTTCCTGGCTATAAAGATATTGCTCGCAGATTTTTGTGATTTGGAGCACTTTCTCGAAAAGGCCTTGAATGCAATCGCAGAATTCATCAGGGCTTTCGGTTTTCTCACTGTGAACCATATGCGCGTGGGTTATTGTAAGCTCTAAGAGAGCAATTACCATCCCCCACTCAAAGCCCAGCGCGGGATTGACGATGTTTTCTCTTGtgtcttttttcaaagactgGCGCAGTGTCTCTAATAGTCTTATCACAGCGGTCGCATCAACCCTGCGTGGATCATTGCTAATCATATCGCATATTTTGAGAATCAAACTGTCAAACTTTAGCAAGGCACAAGAGGGAGACTCGTGGCCGGGGGTGGGCAGTTTTATGGAGTTCCCAATAAGGCACCGCTGGCCAGTCAGTAAGCTCAGTTTTCTGTCCCAATGCAGCACGGTGGTCCATATCTTTTTATAGTCGCTTGCGTCGTACTCTGCCTCCAAGGGCATCAGGCCCAAGCAAAgattgaaattgttgacaaACTCTTCTGGATCTCTGACACATTGCCATTCTATTCCCATAGAATAGCAAGCGGCTACAATCTTCCCCATTAGCATATTACTATGCTGAAGGTAGTCGCCGTCGCCATCGTCCGGAGCGCACCAATAGTAAAACCTGAGGAGCAGCAAGCTCTGTAACCGGAGCAGTGAACATTTCCTGTCACCTTTTTTTCTGGATATGCAGCCGTTGACCATTGAGATGAACTTGCTAGTGTCTATTCCCATGACAATGGACGACTCGCTATTtgtattttcttctgtgTAATCCTGGGcgaacttcaaagagagctGAACAAGGCATGTAATCAACAGAACGATTGAGAAGCATGCATAGTCCTCCACATCGAGCTTTGAATGAGTATCAGGGCTAAACCGATCGTAAACCcgcttcaagcttttttcaagctgAGCTTCATCAAAGATGGGACATAAACCTGATAAGTGAGACCAGAAATAAGGCCAGATGTGCCTGAAAAAGACCTTTTTGGCCGGTACCCGAGACGGCAGAGCTTTAAGATCATCTTCAGTGGACGAAGTGTGATTGCGGCGATACTTGCCAAACTTTGTGAAAAGCTGCCTGCACATGTTCTTGTGCCTAGATGCAAGGCTCGCTGGCTGTTCCGGACTATTTTGCTCAATGCTTTCAATGTAGCGCATCGAGTTCGGGAGGGACCCTCGCGACGTCGCTTCTGctgttccttcttttttgggAGCTGGGTCTGCCGCTCGCATCGTCCGCTTGAGCTGGCAGACTAATCCCAGGGCTTGCAAGTAGGGATCTCGCTGCTTGGCAGCTGAAGGAGTGAGCGGCGCAATGTATGAGGTGCAGGACCGCTTGCACTGGATGAGTACGCCGTTCGGCTGGAGATCAATCAGAGTGGGCTGCGTGCTTCTGACCATTTCGAAGCATTGAGCGACCAACCGTGATACACCCGGCTTGCGAGCTTCCCCGGCAGGTTCCAATCCGTAAGCGCATGTTGTTTCGTCCCCCAATCGCAGACAGTTCCCGCAGACCGGTTTTAGCCTGTCACATTTACTTTTGCGCCTTTTGCAATTCGTACAGACAACGGTaggtcttcttcttttcttcgcAGGTGGAACATCGCTTGCACGGTCTTGCTCCATTGTTATTCACGCGGCGATGCGACAGTTGAGTCTACTCAGGTTCACCGGAATTTGAAGTACTGACTCAGCTCGACTCAATAATCATAACATGACAGGTGCactgaaaaaaagacaatATTAAATTTAATGGTAGCTCATCGCCTAAGTCATCGCGCACATCAACTAATGGCACAGCACGAGCCACGAATTGTCCCCTGGAGATATAAGTCTGATCTCGATGGGCTAAAGCGGGCCTTTTACCCTAAGAAGTTTGGCACGGCAGACCGACGCCGAGAAGCTGTGGTGAAGGTCAGATGTTGGAACACTCGAGGGCCATACGTTCCACACACGGTGGAGTCGACTGCGCACCTCGCGGAAACCAAGATGCTAGACGAGCAGGCACTCTTGAGTGGGATACCGCTACAGCTGAGCTACACAATGGCTATGATACGGTTCGTGAACGGGCTGCTGGATCCTACTCAGCAGTCCCAGTTTGCGATCCCGCTACACACACTGGCGGAGCGAATGGGACTGCCGTCGTGGTTTGTGGAGTTGCGGCACTGCGGCACTCACGAGCGCGAACTGCCTAGTCTGGACATGTTGCGACTGGCAAGCGAAAGTGCATTGGAGTGGCTATGGGAGCACTACTGGGACGCCGATGAGGAGCCCGCgcaagaggaagaagagcaggaGCAGACCCCAGACGTGTCTGCCGAGACTGTGGAGCGTGTGCTCCGAAAGGCTTCTTCCATCGCAAACTTACTAACGGCGAACGGGAACATGTGGAAAACACAGCGCGTGTCGTCGAGCTTCACGGGTGAGCAGGACCCGCAGCAGAAAAGACAGAAGCGAGCAGAGAAGCCGGAGGAGCGGCTGGAAAGGTTTGTACTGGCCGCGAAGGACGCATGGCGTTCCGTGAAAGCGCGCCCAGACGTGTTCGTTGGGGCCCTCATGCGCAACTACCGCAGCCGCCAGGGCCCCgtgctggagctgctggcggACCGCATCCAGCCTTTCGGCTTCGAGCTGTGTCGCTGGGTGTGCGAAAACTACGACGCAGCCATAAAACAGGGCCACAGCCCGCTGCGCGCCAGGTTCGACGCCGCGCGGCTGCGCGCGCTCCTGGGCCAAGTGTGCGACACGACGCTGGATCTCAAGAAAGTGCTGGCGCACTGGGACCGTTGGGCCGAGATGCTTCGTGCGCATCCCAACTACGTGGCGCTGAAGTTGCTGGAGGGCTgcgagcagcagctccagaaCGCGGCAGACAAGTTGCGCAAGAGGCACGCTCGCGAGGTGGACGAGCTCCGGGCTCTAGCCCAGCGACTGCGTGCATGCGTTGTAAGTTCCGAGTTTAACATGTACCAACTTGCCCAACCTCAGCCGCAGGACGCCTCACCAGCGGAGTCAGCGCCAACAGTACCACAAGCACAGCCGGTGCCGTCGGCGAACGACATCCTCAATGACCTAGCACAACTAAAGAAGACGGCTCAGCATCGTCGTGCGATCCGCGCATGGGACCCTGCGCCAGACTGGACGCCAAGGCCCTTCGGCACAGTATAGATGGCACAATGTAAATAGATagctcaagaaacttcAAGACTTTACTCGTACTACTAATTCCAACTAGCAAACGTGCACTCAGACATCCTAGGAAGGTCTCAAGAAGAGCGGTCACCGGGAGCACTATACGATGGGTTCGTTGGCGTACTCCTACCGTGGAAACTGCGAATGTAAGGAACCAAGTTTTCATCATCGCGCACGTaagctttcaagaattGGGACTTTGCCTCTAACTGCATATCATATGATGCCCTGGAAGAGCATGGTTGTGGAC from Lachancea thermotolerans CBS 6340 chromosome F complete sequence includes the following:
- the DAS1 gene encoding SCF ubiquitin ligase complex subunit DAS1 (similar to uniprot|P47005 Saccharomyces cerevisiae YJL149W); this translates as MTRAQEDLAEYGSLLNKLPTALLQEVLSHLSQQDRVNACLVNRKFNEIATKLVYRRIYLNDSNVVRSDIMNVAVNWTLLYVPNRLPEESARSVANRKLRILIRTLRSSKRAVNCVEWVRINWDLNPLYQKNLLSIVCNESASLLRLENVTDPSCNDIIANGRVSSTKLTSFDMAPPSPNAGSEVEPAYIPNLKKYLTQRISSHITFMNLFMDPLVLFTYLYPLRDKLQVVDLKLHWRIEFFPQEHFVHKISERPLTQLSDVFDPRSLKVLTIVSWHECLLPNELSMIKQLKEFTSIEDLSLISIEQESLPLIGLFSSLTGLKRLKTDFIEELSPQSTRPELFLTILHNCRDLEFLDMRFEGLDAPIINVENGEFQISQKCHCSRCMHVFDSIIRQKLFLFPEDYLVAGIQDVTTKDIFRMMRFNCLLPYSKACDYYPSVRTYPMDIESFVLLMNSSLRLYRASRCQLIRDPVVPLDTGDLVDSEDDDEDTNMILPHKPLTKQDVLDCYHALIHHQRRTYIALLSQFPKLRFLVLNDVATVVINEDDERILQPVFYNNGFVSNLKGWTDNGKSQRDSRVFMEKSALYESMKRLEV
- the OAF3 gene encoding Oaf3p (weakly similar to uniprot|P36023 Saccharomyces cerevisiae YKR064W Hypothetical ORF) encodes the protein MEQDRASDVPPAKKRRRPTVVCTNCKRRKSKCDRLKPVCGNCLRLGDETTCAYGLEPAGEARKPGVSRLVAQCFEMVRSTQPTLIDLQPNGVLIQCKRSCTSYIAPLTPSAAKQRDPYLQALGLVCQLKRTMRAADPAPKKEGTAEATSRGSLPNSMRYIESIEQNSPEQPASLASRHKNMCRQLFTKFGKYRRNHTSSTEDDLKALPSRVPAKKVFFRHIWPYFWSHLSGLCPIFDEAQLEKSLKRVYDRFSPDTHSKLDVEDYACFSIVLLITCLVQLSLKFAQDYTEENTNSESSIVMGIDTSKFISMVNGCISRKKGDRKCSLLRLQSLLLLRFYYWCAPDDGDGDYLQHSNMLMGKIVAACYSMGIEWQCVRDPEEFVNNFNLCLGLMPLEAEYDASDYKKIWTTVLHWDRKLSLLTGQRCLIGNSIKLPTPGHESPSCALLKFDSLILKICDMISNDPRRVDATAVIRLLETLRQSLKKDTRENIVNPALGFEWGMVIALLELTITHAHMVHSEKTESPDEFCDCIQGLFEKVLQITKICEQYLYSQEGLDPSARFYTNKIVDIAFSSISAIFPSLILRSGRSIEPHTKTTLLNFYRDILSASFNTIGVEYYSCFRRMFPSKLVFRTLSAAGDEDPWTRILEFIVSSDYNKEFALLQRSGIFKQFFKSYEKTGNVESAASLWSAYYAPNDLYSFDLDVKSFGLQMPFSHSNRYNDYDVFEAFFNNAKTLFLAKVPNLPALNGTALGQGAFNYFDYSLLQGIENFDSADFLDFFEPGGSEALVELESQESPSNHDIC
- the LAS1 gene encoding rRNA-processing protein LAS1 (weakly similar to uniprot|P36146 Saccharomyces cerevisiae YKR063C LAS1 Essential nuclear protein possibly involved in bud formation and morphogenesis mutants require the SSD1-v allele for viability) — translated: MVAHRLSHRAHQLMAQHEPRIVPWRYKSDLDGLKRAFYPKKFGTADRRREAVVKVRCWNTRGPYVPHTVESTAHLAETKMLDEQALLSGIPLQLSYTMAMIRFVNGLLDPTQQSQFAIPLHTLAERMGLPSWFVELRHCGTHERELPSLDMLRLASESALEWLWEHYWDADEEPAQEEEEQEQTPDVSAETVERVLRKASSIANLLTANGNMWKTQRVSSSFTGEQDPQQKRQKRAEKPEERLERFVLAAKDAWRSVKARPDVFVGALMRNYRSRQGPVLELLADRIQPFGFELCRWVCENYDAAIKQGHSPLRARFDAARLRALLGQVCDTTLDLKKVLAHWDRWAEMLRAHPNYVALKLLEGCEQQLQNAADKLRKRHAREVDELRALAQRLRACVVSSEFNMYQLAQPQPQDASPAESAPTVPQAQPVPSANDILNDLAQLKKTAQHRRAIRAWDPAPDWTPRPFGTV